Below is a window of Geomonas oryzisoli DNA.
GGATCTCGGTGATGAGGGCCTTGACGCGGTCGCCCTGGCGGTACACCTCGCGCGGAGCCTGCTCCTTGTGCGGCAAGAGAGCCTCGGCGCGGCCGAGGTCCACGATCAGGTCGCCCTTCTCGAAACGGCGCACCACGCCATTGACTATCTCGCCCTGGCGCTCCTGGAACTCGTTGAAGATGGTCTCGCGCTCCGCCTCGCGCACGCGCTGGATGATCACCTGCTTGGCGGTCTGCGCGGCAATCCTGGAGAAGCCGGACGCGTCCATCTTCATACCGATGGAGTCGCCGATCTCGACCTCCGGATCCTCCTCGCGCGCCTCGTCCAGCTCGATCTCGCGGTAGGAATCCTGCACCTCTTCCACGACAGTTACGAACTCGAACAACTCAACCTCGCCGATCTCGGGGTTGTAGTGCGCCTCCAGATCGCGGGTATTGCGGAATTTCTTGTTAGCCGCGGTGAGAACTGCCTGTTCCAGCGCCTCTACCACAATCCCTTTATCAATACCCTTCTCTTTTACGATCTGGTCGATCGTGTGCTTGAGGTTAAAGCTCGTTTCCACGTGACTGTCTCCTTCTGCTTGCTGATAATTGCAAAGTAAATTTTAGAATTCGAATTCGAGGTTGGCCTTGGCCACCTTGTCCAGCGGGATCGAGGCGTGCTGCCCCTCGGTGAGATCGATGCTGATCATCCCGTCCTGAACCCCGAGCAGTTTCCCGGTGAAGGTCTTGCGCTTGTTGCCCGCATCGTCAGCGAGCATGTCGAAGGTCTTCACCTTGACCAGGTGCCCCTGGAAGCGCTCGTAGTCGGCGAGCTTCTTAAGCGGACGACAGATACCCGGTGAGGAAACCTCCAGGTTGTAGTGGTCCGGCATGAAGTCTTCGACGTCCAGCATGTCGGAAAGCTGTCTGCTCACGTCGGCACAGTCGTCGAGGGTGATGCCGCCTTCCTTTTCCAGGAATACCCGCAGCACCATGTCGCGGCCTTCTCGCTTATACTCCAGGTCCACCAGGTCGATCCCGAGAGGCCCGCCGACTTCGGCGACAATCTCTGTGACTCTTTCTACTACATCAACCTTTGCCATCTGCGTTTTCCCATAAAAAAAAGCGAGCCGGAGGAGCTCACTTTTGAGTGAACATTAACATGTGACCCATTATGTAGCATGGAAGGCTTCTTTATGCAAGCGCTTTTTTTGCGAAAGTAAGCTGTTTTTCTAGCTTTCACGCCTGATTTGCAGCTGATTCTGCTGCGCTGTTTTTTGTGTCGCAGCACCCCAAAATCTCCGTTCAGGGAGTGTGACATTGTCGCAATTTAATAGTCACCTGTAATTTTTCCTGTGCGCACTGCGTTTCCTCCTGCCAGTGGACCCCAGCACGCCCCTGACAACAGGGCCGTTCCAACCAATCTCTTCACTTTTGCAGTATTAACTGCTATATATTGGCGTTGCCGCAACGGCACAAAAACCAGCACCAGGAAAGAGAACTGACATGAAATACATAAGCACCAGGGGAAACATCGCGCCGATCGGCTTCAAGGAAGCAGTGATGATGGGACTTGCCACCGACGGCGGCTTGATCCTGCCGGAGAGCATCCCGCAGATCGCACCGGAAACCCTTGCCGCGTGGGCCAAGCTCCCCTACCGCGAGCTCGCCTTCAATATCATCTCCCTGTTCGCCACCGACATCCCGGCAGCGGACCTGAAAGCGCTCATCGACCGCTCCTACGGCAGCTTCGAGCACCAGGAGACCACGCCGCTGGTCAAGAAGGACGGCGTCTACATCCTGGAACTCTTCCACGGCCCCACCCTCGCCTTCAAGGACGTGGCTCTGCAGTTGCTGGGCAACCTGTTCGAGTACCTCCTGAAGGAGCGCGGCGAGAAGATGAACATCCTCGGCGCCACCTCCGGCGACACCGGCAGCGCCGCCATCGCCGGCGTGCGCGGTAAGGAAAACATCAACATCTTCATCCTGCACCCGCACCTGAAGACCTCGCCCATCCAGGCGCTGCAGATGACCAGCGTGCTGGACGCCAACGTGCACAACATCGCCGTCGAGGGGACCTTCGACGACTGCCAGAACATCGTCAAGACCCTGTTCAACGACCTCGAGTTCAAGAAGGAATACGCGCTGGGTGCGGTGAACTCCATCAACTGGGCCCGCGTGCTGGCGCAGGTGGTCTACTACTTCTACGCCTGGGGCAGGCTCCCCGAGCAGGGCAAGGTGGTCTTCTCCGTCCCGACCGGCAACTTCGGCGACATCTTCGCCGGCTACCTCGCCAAGAGGATGGGACTCCCCATCGAGAAACTGCTCCTGGCCACCAACGAGAACAACATCCTCGCCCGCTTCGTGCAAAGCGGCGATTATTCGCTGGGCCAGGTGGTGCAGACAGTTTCCCCGTCCATGGACATCCAGCTCGCCTCCAACCTGGAGCGCTACCTGTACTACCTCTTCAACGAGAGCGCCGAGCGGGTCAGAAGCGCCTTTGCCGAACTGCAGCAGACCGGCAAGATCGTCTTCACTGCCGAAGAGGTGCAGCGCGTGCACAGCGAGTTCTTAAGCTGCACCGTCAACGAAGCGATGACCCTCGAAACCATCGCCTCCTTCAACAAGGAAACCGGCTATGTGCTCGACCCGCACACCGCGGTCGGCGTGCGCGGCGCACTCGAGTGCGTCAAGGGGCACCCCGCCGTGGTCTGCCTGGCTACCGCCCACCCCGCCAAGTTCGGCGAGGCGGTCGAGCGCGCCATCGGCACCCCCGCACCGCTGCCGCCGCAGTTGGCCGCCCTGCAGGGCAAGGAAACCCGCTGCGAGATCATGGCTGCCGATAAGGAGCTGGTAAAGGCCTTCGTTAAAGCCAAGGCTTAGTCGGACTGTCAGACGTCGGACCTGTCGGACTAGTCAGACTAGTCGGACAGGTCCGATCAAAAAGAGAACCTTTTCAATGCCCCTCCCCTCCCTGAATGTAGACTGGCACCTCATCGACACCGTCCACCTCGACATGGACGGAACCCTGCTGGACCGGCACTTCGATGACCACTTCTGGCTCGAGCACGTTCCCAAGCGCTACGCGGAAAAGAACGGCATCAGCGAGCACGCCGCGCAGGAGAAACTGCACCGCATGTTCCGCTCCCAGGAGCAGACCCTCAACTGGACCGACCTCGATTACTGGTCGGCACAGCTCGGGCTCGACATCCCCGTACTCAAGGAAGAGGTGAACCACCTGATCGCGGTGCACCCCTTCGTGGTCGAGTTCCTCCTCTTCCTGCGCCAACACGGCAAGAAGATCTACCTGGTCACCAACGCCCACAGTAAGACCCTGAACATCAAACTGCGCCTGACCAGGATTGGGAGCTACTTCGACGGGATTATTTCTGCCCACGACCTGGGACTGCCTAAGGAAGATCCACTTTTTTGGGGAAAGCTGCAGCAGAAGGTGCCTTACGATCCGGAACGGACCATGCTGGGAGAGGACAGCGAGACCAACCTGGAGACCGCGCGCCGCTTCGGCATCCGCTACCTGATCCACGTCGGACGCTTCAGCTCGACAACGACGCCGGTCCAATCGGAAAGTTTCCACTCCATCCATTACTTCAGTGAACTGATCCCGCGCGATGGCGGCATGTGCGTGGAACTCACCGCTAGCCGCGGGATTTGACCCGGCACAGCCCGTACTTCTTGGCCAGGTCGTAGAGGGCGGGACGGCTGACGCCAAGCACCTCGGCCGCCTTGCTCATGTTTCCTCCAGATGCCTCGATGGCATCGTGCACCATGTAGCGTTCCACCCTGTCTCGGGCTTCCCTGAGTGTCAGTTGCCCGGAACCAAGCCCCGCCATGCCGCAGGCGGTCTGGCTGCCCTGGCCCAACTGCCCGCCTGCCAAGGGCGTGTCGTTTCGGCACGAGAAAAGCCTCTGCAACACCACGCATTGAGCACCCATCCAGCCATGGGCCTCGTTGCCATTCCCCGAAGGGGGTCGACAAGCCGCGCTTTCAACTACCCGACGCTTTTTCATGACGTCCATCCTCGCCTGCTAGCGGTTGACAGAGGAACCACTTGCGGAAGCGGAGGCATCCGCTTCCTACCCGGAAGAACAGTCGGCCTAACCCTTTACATAATTATATTTTTTTAACATTCGCTAGTTCTATCGCACCCCCCCGGGTTGTCAAGGAAGTTGAATGGCGGTAGAGTGCCTGATACAAGTCCTCCAGTGCACTCCCCTTCCTTGACACCATGCACCCCATGCATTACTATCGGTTCCATTCATTCGAAATCATTGAATAATCCACGCCTGCCAGGAGGAACAATGAGCAGCGATCTCACGTGGGATACCACGCCACTTTACCCGTCCCCTTCCGCTCCCGAACTGACCCAAGCCTTCGAAGGCGCCACGGCACAGGTTGCCGGATTCAGAGAGCGTTACCGCGGCAAGGTTGCCAAGCTTTCCGCCGCTGAACTGCTGGAGGCGCTGCAAAGTTACGAAAAGCTGCAGGAAGAGTTGTCCGTGCCGCAGCTCTACTCGCACCTGCTCTTCGCCGCCGATAGCGAAAGCGACCTACACAAGCGCCTCTCCCAGAAGTCCCAGGAGTTCGGCAACGCCATGGGTCGCGAACTCCTCTTCTTCGATCTCGAGATCATCCAAATGGAGGAGGAGCCCTTCCAGCGACTGCTGCAGGATCCGCTGCTTGCGAACTACCAGCACTTCCTAGCGGTGCTGCGCAAGTTCAAGAAGCACACGCTATCCGAGCGCGAGGAGAGCCTCCTTACCCAGAAAAGCCTCACCGGCGTGCAGGCCTTCTGCCGGCTCTTCGACGAGGTATCCGCCTCGCTGCGCTACACGCTGGAGATGGACGGCGAGAGCCGGGAGATGACCGGAGAGGAGCTGCTGGCGCTCTTGCACCACCCCGATGCGGAACTGAGGGAGCGCGCCTTCGGCACCTTTCTGAAAAAGCACGAGGAACACAGCATCCTCTACTCGGCGGTGTTCAATAACGTCGCCCTGGACCATTCCCAGGAGATGGAGCTTAGAAACTACAGCCATCCGATGGAGCCCACCAACCTGGGTAACGAGATCCCCAACGAGGTGGTGGAAAGCCTGATGCAGGTTTCCGAAAAGAACTACCCGCTGGCCCAGGAATACTTCTGTCTCAAGGCCAAGTTACTCGGCATCCCCAAGCTGAAGAACACGGACGTGTACGCGCCGCTCACCGAAAGCGACCGCAAGTACAGCTTCGAAGAGGCGCGCGCCATGACCGTCGAGGCTTACCGGGGCTTCTCGGAGGAGTTTGCCGAGTTGGCCGACTCCTTCTTCACCGGGAAGCGGGTGGACGTGCTGCCGCGGCCGGGGAAGAGCGGCGGCGCCTTCTGCATGGGGATGACCCCGTCGCTCCCGCCATACCTCCTTTTAAACTTCACCGGCAACCTGCGCGACGTCGCCACCATCGCCCACGAGGTCGGCCACGGCATCCACTACCAGCTCGCCCAGCGCCAGACCATGCTGAACTACCACCCGCCGCTGCCGCTGGCGGAGACCGCCTCGGTGTTCGGGGAGATGCTGTTGACTCGCCAGCTCCTGGAGCGGGAGACCGACGTCGAGGTGAAGAAGTCGCTTTTGTGCGCGAAGATCGAGGACATCATCGCCACCACCTTCCGTCAGAACGTTCTGACCAGGTTCGAGGAGCGCATGCACCTTGAGCGGGTGAACGGGCTTTTGACCGCCAACGAGCTGGCCGACCTGTGGTGGCAGGAGAACGCCAAGCTGTACGGCGACGCGGTCGAAATGATCGAGCCCTACCGCTACGGCTGGAGCTACATCTCCCACTTCATCCATGCCCGTTTCTACTGCTATTCCTACACCTGCGCCGAGTTGGTGGTGCTGTCGCTGTTCCAGCGCTATTTGAAGGAGCGGGAGAGCTTCGTTCCCATCTACCGCGACATCCTCGCCGACGGTGGTTCCAAGTCCCCCGGCGACACCCTGGCACCCGCCGGCATCGTCTTCAGCGACCCGAGCTTCTGGCAGGGTGGCTACGACCTCTTGGCCGACCTCATTGCGGAGCTGAAGGCACTGCTGTAGCCTCTCCCCCCTCCCCTTGCGGGAGGGGGACAGGGGGGTGGGGGAAGCTGCCACCTCTTAGGTCATGGCATGGTCACCCACCCCCAGCCCCTCCCGTCAAGGGAGGGGAGTTGAAAACAAAAAGGCCCGCCGGATTCCCGGCGGGCCTTTTGTCGTTCTGCGCTACTGCCAGTACGACCTACATCTCGTCGAACTGGAGGTACTTGTACACGCTGTCCTTGTTCGGCTCGACCTTCTCCTTGTACACGGCCAGGTACTCGGCCGGGGTCGGGAGCTTGCCCATGTTGACGGTGACGGCACCGAGCTCGGCGGAGCCCAGGAACACCTTGGCGCCATTGCCGATCCTGTCGTCAAAGTTACGGGTCGAGGTGGAGAACATGTTCACCCCGTCGGGCACGCGTGCCTGGTTACCCATGCACAGCGAGCAGCCGGCGATCTCGACGCGTGCGCCCATGGCGCTGTAGACGGAGAAGTATGCCTCGTCCTTGAGCTTCGCCTGGTCCATGCGGGTCGGCGGGCAGATCCAGGTGCGGACGTTCGGGTTGAACTTCTGGCCCCTCCAGATCTCACCTGCAGCGCGGAAGTGGCCGATGTTGGTCATGCAGGAACCGAGGAACACGTCCTGGATCGGAGTGCCGGCAACCTCGGAGAGAAGCTTGACGTCGTCCGGATCGTTCGGGCAGGCGAGGATCGGCTCGGTGATCTCGGCGAGATCGATCTCGATGACCGCGGCGTACTCGGCGTTGGCGTCTGCGGAAAGGAGCTTCGGATTCTTCAGCCACGCGTTGGCTGCGTCGATCCTG
It encodes the following:
- the thrC gene encoding threonine synthase — its product is MKYISTRGNIAPIGFKEAVMMGLATDGGLILPESIPQIAPETLAAWAKLPYRELAFNIISLFATDIPAADLKALIDRSYGSFEHQETTPLVKKDGVYILELFHGPTLAFKDVALQLLGNLFEYLLKERGEKMNILGATSGDTGSAAIAGVRGKENINIFILHPHLKTSPIQALQMTSVLDANVHNIAVEGTFDDCQNIVKTLFNDLEFKKEYALGAVNSINWARVLAQVVYYFYAWGRLPEQGKVVFSVPTGNFGDIFAGYLAKRMGLPIEKLLLATNENNILARFVQSGDYSLGQVVQTVSPSMDIQLASNLERYLYYLFNESAERVRSAFAELQQTGKIVFTAEEVQRVHSEFLSCTVNEAMTLETIASFNKETGYVLDPHTAVGVRGALECVKGHPAVVCLATAHPAKFGEAVERAIGTPAPLPPQLAALQGKETRCEIMAADKELVKAFVKAKA
- a CDS encoding M3 family oligoendopeptidase, giving the protein MSSDLTWDTTPLYPSPSAPELTQAFEGATAQVAGFRERYRGKVAKLSAAELLEALQSYEKLQEELSVPQLYSHLLFAADSESDLHKRLSQKSQEFGNAMGRELLFFDLEIIQMEEEPFQRLLQDPLLANYQHFLAVLRKFKKHTLSEREESLLTQKSLTGVQAFCRLFDEVSASLRYTLEMDGESREMTGEELLALLHHPDAELRERAFGTFLKKHEEHSILYSAVFNNVALDHSQEMELRNYSHPMEPTNLGNEIPNEVVESLMQVSEKNYPLAQEYFCLKAKLLGIPKLKNTDVYAPLTESDRKYSFEEARAMTVEAYRGFSEEFAELADSFFTGKRVDVLPRPGKSGGAFCMGMTPSLPPYLLLNFTGNLRDVATIAHEVGHGIHYQLAQRQTMLNYHPPLPLAETASVFGEMLLTRQLLERETDVEVKKSLLCAKIEDIIATTFRQNVLTRFEERMHLERVNGLLTANELADLWWQENAKLYGDAVEMIEPYRYGWSYISHFIHARFYCYSYTCAELVVLSLFQRYLKERESFVPIYRDILADGGSKSPGDTLAPAGIVFSDPSFWQGGYDLLADLIAELKALL
- the rimP gene encoding ribosome maturation factor RimP; amino-acid sequence: MAKVDVVERVTEIVAEVGGPLGIDLVDLEYKREGRDMVLRVFLEKEGGITLDDCADVSRQLSDMLDVEDFMPDHYNLEVSSPGICRPLKKLADYERFQGHLVKVKTFDMLADDAGNKRKTFTGKLLGVQDGMISIDLTEGQHASIPLDKVAKANLEFEF
- the yrfG gene encoding GMP/IMP nucleotidase, with the protein product MPLPSLNVDWHLIDTVHLDMDGTLLDRHFDDHFWLEHVPKRYAEKNGISEHAAQEKLHRMFRSQEQTLNWTDLDYWSAQLGLDIPVLKEEVNHLIAVHPFVVEFLLFLRQHGKKIYLVTNAHSKTLNIKLRLTRIGSYFDGIISAHDLGLPKEDPLFWGKLQQKVPYDPERTMLGEDSETNLETARRFGIRYLIHVGRFSSTTTPVQSESFHSIHYFSELIPRDGGMCVELTASRGI
- a CDS encoding helix-turn-helix domain-containing protein encodes the protein MAGGQLGQGSQTACGMAGLGSGQLTLREARDRVERYMVHDAIEASGGNMSKAAEVLGVSRPALYDLAKKYGLCRVKSRG